The nucleotide window TTCCTCATGATATTTTATAAGCCTTCTGCAAGAGAAGGCTTCTTTACCCCACTAGCTCAGAATGCCAAAGATGGATAACAGGCTTTTATCTAAGTGGCAATTCCAGAGCTGTTGTAAATTTCAACAGAGGGACTGCTGGTCTTCTTCCTCCATACTCTTCCTGGGTGTGTTTATCAACAAGGGACAGAAAAGTGAGTTATTCTATTGAGTCaccttttcctccctttctgcTTTTCAATTCTAATAAACTTACATATTCTTAGAGTAGTGAACTTGTCTGCAGATAAAAGGATTTGGGATTCTATTGTTCTACAGAGGCTGTAGAGCTGTCCTTTTGTTTTAGGGGGAGTTATATAAACTCCTGAAAAGCCATATGGAAGTGCtggtatttgtttaaaaatagcaCATCCTGAGTTCTCTTTAGCTTTTGATGTCATGCAAATGGTTGGATTCCATTGACCGCCACCATTGTTCTCTAGATCTTTCCTTGGCCTGGTTTTCAGTGACCTCTTCCCTAATCATATGTGAGCAAAGGCACACGTGGGATGAGGGGGGAAAAATCTAGCCACATTAAAAAGGAGCTCCTTCTGGTATTCATTCTggtttaaattataatttatatagcaGAAGTCTGTTGCCTGGTGACTTATTTAAAGGTGGAATAGTGTTTTGAACTGCTTACCTTTGACCACAGATATTTGAGTCTGCAGACCACTTTATATCCAGGTTCATTTAGAACACAGATGGAATTGTCTTAAGCTGCTTTACTTTCCCATAGCGCTGAAAAGGGAATGGAGCGTGCCCCCCACAGTAAGTATTCAGtaattgttttggagttcccattgtggctcagtgattaatgaacctgactagcatccatgaggactccagtttgatccctggcttcactcagtgggttaaggatctggggttgctgtgagctgtggtgtaggttgaagatgcagctctgatcccacgttgctgtggctctggcacaggccagtggctacagctccgattcgccccctagcctgggaacctccatatgccacaggagcggcccaagaaatggcaaaaaaagacaaaaagaaaaaaagaaagtatgttttttaattattctgaagaatattaattttcatttatatcaatGCCTTTATTTACAACATTTCTGTTGTCTAAGTTAATTCTACTgattatagctctgattccacccctagcctgagaacctccatatgctgcggatgcagccctaaaaagacaaaaaaataaataaataaataaaaataacttaccTGGTTTTTATGGTTTTTTCCCCTCCCATGCTAAACTGGGCTAGACTGATAacttaggtgctcaataaatgtatttgtttttatttttcttgtagaTCTCCTGTTCCCTATTGATATTTCCTTGGTCAAGAGAGAGCATGATTTTTTGGACAGAGATGCTATTGAGGCTTTATGCaggtaaatggaaatattttgggtgttttcttcctctttttcatctttttaagaaCTTAATACTGATCTCGCTGATGAGTTTGCTTTTGTTCAAATTTTGTCAGGTTCTTGATTAATAAATGGAATAGTGATTTACTTCATTATAAATCatatgtcttttaattaaaataagtggCTTCCTGTTAATTAGTACTGTCATTAAAATAGTGCtgtcccagggagttcctgctgtggatcagcaggttaagaacctgactagtaatccatgaggatgcaggtttgacccctggccttgttcaaagggttaaggatccagcattgctgtgagctgtggtataggttgcagacatggctcagatccagcgttgctgtttctgtggctgtggtgtaggctggcagctgcagctccagttcaactcctagctgggaacttccatatgggcagcttcagccataaaaagaaaagtaaagaaaaaaaaaatgactgttctATGTTCTAGGATGTACTCAGATAGCACCATTCCATATTTGATACCATATGGTTGTTGAAACAGGTAAGTTTAGGCAGGATGAAAACTtggaatgtgtttttttaaagacagtgcAATTCACTGCATGGCCCCAGCCAGGTACCCTCATAGAGTCAAATCCACTGAGGTGTTGAATGGAAATAATACACTCAAGAGGAATAAATACAACTAGGGGGACTTTGGCAAACTAGGGGCAGGAGGACCATTGTTTCAATCCTAGGAAAGCATCTCTGAACTGCTTCAGCTTCCCCAGGTACACAGTGATAACAATGGGATTAAATAAGGCTGTAAAATAACTCAGCACGGCCTTTAACATAAAGTAGACAGGTAGTAAATGAgcatttatgtgaaatgtgaaTAAAACTGTCAGAAACCCTTGTTTATGGTGCTGGTGGGTCTCCTGGCTGAGGAGCATCTGGTAGTAATGAAACAGGCAGCAGACAATAACAGGACCCTGATAATCCTTTCAAACTCTTCTCCACATATTATTCATTAAGTTAATCATCCTTTgtaatttttctaaaaacttaGAAGCCATCAAAGCTGAATTCTAGGGGGAAAAATTATGCACACACAAAATTCACTTGTTGATTtgatagtaaaattaaaataaactttctttttaattgcaaaattaatttttacttggAAAAACATCGTTAAGGTTGAATGACACCTAGCATTTATTTCCCCTTTATAGGCCAGAGAAAGCAGATGTAGCGCcatgaaagttttatttcttgcctttcttaTGTAATACAATGATTTTTGAAGCACCTAACTTAAGTAGAGGTGTTAGGGAAAGATAGGTGTGATGTTTAGAATGAAGTGTGGAATAGACTAGTTCTCCTagcttaagaaaggaaaaaaggccaCATTAACCACAGAAACAGTGTCACTTTTCAAATCCAATTGCATGACTGCTTAGAAATGTCCAGGGTGTGTACACATTTTCTGAAGGAAACCTACTTCCAAGTCCCCCACTGTAGTGTGTAATAGCATGGTTATGTCATCTGGAATGAAAAAATGTCACTAACACCATTTAGGAGGGAAAAAGTCAGCATCTGGAATATAAACTACTCCAGAcgtatttgaaatgttttaatgcTTAGCTGTGTGGCagaattaatttcttttcaattcaTCATGGGTGATAATGCATAAAAATGAGGTCACTCTTAAGATGTACCCTAGGAAATATGTACTCATTGAGTCAGATCATCCATTTCGCACATGTCAGGCTACTTAGTGAGTGGGCCCAGGGAGAACAGCAAGAGCTTAGACATTCCTGCATCACAAAAGTATCACTGCAGCATTGCGGCCCCAAGGATTATGATCAAACTCTtgaatgcttttttattttctttagtatcAGTTTGAAATAGAGCTACCCTGTTCTGAGAAGGGCTTCCTCTGCCCTTTGTGGTTTACATTGGCTCTCAGCACTGTCTGAGAAGCTACCtctctggtgttttgttttgtttttttttttaatttttttattaaagtatagttgatatacaatgttccttcaatttctgctgtacagcaaagtgacccagtcataaatatgtgtgtatgtgtgtgtgtgtgtgtatgtacacattatttttttcacactgtCTTCCATAAAgctctaacccaagagattggacgtAGCttcctgtactgtacagcaggacgtcattgcttatccattcaaaatgtgatagtttgcatctaccaaccccaaactccccattgatcccaccccctcccacctccctcctggcaaacacaagtctgctctccatgtccatgatctgtttttgctttgtatgTAAGATCAtttgagccatattttagattccacatatgagtgatatctatggtatttgtctttctctttctgacttagttcacttagtatgagaatctctagttgcatccatgttgcttcaaatggcataattttgtccttttatggctaagcagtattccattgtatatataccacattttcttaatccattcatccattgatggacatttgagttatttccatgaataactattgtgaataatgctgcagtgaacataggggtgcatgtatcctttttttgttttttttgtttttgttctttaggcctgtacccacggcatatagaagttcccagcctaggggtcaaatcagagctatagccgccggcctacaccacagccatagcaatgtgggatacaagccatgtctgtgacctataccacagctcacagcaacgctagatccttaacccactgagcgaggtgagggatcaaacccacatcctcatggatactagtcagattcgtttccaccatgccacaacaggaactcccaaatgtatctttttgaatgaaagttttgtctggatatatgcccaggagtgggattgctggatcatatggtagttctatatttagttttatgaggaacctccatactgttttccatagtggttgtaccaatttatgttcctacCAAGAGTGAAGGATGATTAAAAAGCTGCCTCTCTTTGAAAGGAATAACTATATACTCTTAGATCTTTACTGAAAGGAAAAGACTAAGAACAGCTAGACCTCAATCTCTCTTTGGGGTTCTGATTGGGCTTCATTTTCTCTTATGCGTAGAGTGATACCTCATAGTCTGACTGTAAGAAGGAAATGCACAGATAGATGTCcaagtgctttaaaaatttaaaaattatcagacCTAGAACTGACCACCCAGATTTGAGTATGTGGGGAAAGCTGGAGGTTGGATTCAGAATTCACAGGAACAGTCATCACCTCATTTGTAATGGAAAACCCAAGGGCTTTTGTCCACATGTTCACATAAATAGGTTTCTTTTGGCAAATGATTTGCCTTTGAGAAAGCCAAAcagatatttcaaagaaaaagatggagGCAAGCATGTTCCTTGGAAATGTGCTGTGAGTTCTGAGTTGTCAGCAAGATAGTTGGGGATACTTGTTTTACTCAATGATGTGACATTCATCTCATTTGCTAGACTAACCTCTTTACATGCTCTCAGGTCAGCAAATCATGAAGCTATAGTATTGTGCCTTGTACACACATTTATCAAGTTCTTTCTAAATGGACAGACTTTTTGTAGACTTCATCTTTTGCCTTGTTGAAATATTTTGtgcagtatattttaaatatatatggtaATATAGTTACAGAAACTTAAAtggaagattttacttttttttttggccacacctgcagcatgtggaaattcccgggccagggattgaacgggaaccacagctgcagtgacagcaccagatccttaaattactgcaccacaagggaactccctgggaagttttactttaataaaatattattaaatatttagtttaatatttttactctaaataaaaaaattttagatttgttttcaaTGAAATCATTCTTACATTGTTTCTCTTTCCTGACACCCCGCCCCTACTCCAGTCCTGAGAGACAGATAACTGTGCACACTTGCACTCATGTGCATGCACCCACACGGATGAAATGCTTCCCTATACACGCTAGTAGACACTCCCATGTTCTGTTTAAAGATTATTAGTAACATTTGTATGTTTACAACATTTGCAAATTTTAGAGCTCTTTTGGTCAAAAATCTTGTAGGAGCTGATCTCTTAACACAGGCTACTTAGAGCAGAAGACCTGTAGACTAAATGTTTTCTGGAGAATGATAATGATACTGTCTTAAATATAAAGTTTAGTAATGGCCAAAAGTCATAATTATGCATCTGCCAGGTTTTTGGATATGGATTGTGACCTAACATTCTTACATGCACACCTGTCAGGGTTTATATACTCCTTGACTTGGAGAGATTGGCGTTTGTCCCAGTGTTGATTGCTTTGCTGTATCATCCAACCCTGATTATAAGCCAAGATGCTGAGAGCATCTCATTCAGTATTAAATACTGGAGGAGTGATTCACTTGTCTTGAGGTATATACAGGTGATAATGCAAACTATGGCCTGTTCTTAGAGTACCTTTTCTGAAAATGTTCTTTGTGTCTCTAGATAGCTTCTACAAAATATTCCATATTGCTATTTTCAGTTACAAGTGACTCCCGTGAATACACCAACAAATTACAATCATAAATAGATTCCCATGGTGTCATCTTCAGTGTGCACTTAATTGTAAAACAGCTCTTGAGGTGCCTCAGCTTTGGAAAGCAGATGGCTACATGGTTTCAACTGTTCCAGGCCTATGAAGAGAAAGGCAATTGCATAATTctaagaaaatatctttaaggATTGGAACAGTTTTATTTGTCAGGTCTACTTGGGAAATTGTTCCTTTCTCACCTCTCTTCTGCTTTCCCTGTTTTCAGTTTGAGTACACGAGGCCCAGATCCCCACTCACCATGCTTTTATCAGGGTGAGTGCAGCTCCCTGCAGCAAAGCTCTTGAACCTTTGATGGCTCACCCTGTGCTCCCTCCCCCTTCAGAGCGGAGTACAAGTTGCCCAGCAGATAAGACTGACACATTCCTGAGGAGCTGAGCCAGTGAGGGCCCTGGGAGGGGGGTGGAAAGGACCAGGGCTTCTGGACAGATGGTGTAAGATACCAGTGTCCTAACACTCACTGGTGGAGTCATACTTAGATAGAAGCTGCTCCCATATAGTATCatgattaacatttattttagaaagaaatgcagaagatACAGTTTTTGAGGGCCAGAGCCACCTCATTTTTGTCCTGTGGCCTTGGACAAAGTTTGTAACTACTCCAAGCccccattttctcatctataaagtgaagtAGTAATATCTCTACCAGAGGGCTGCCGTGAGGACCAAGATGGAATAATATATATGAGGTACAAGGCACAGTGCCTGACCCAGAGCAAGCCCCTGACTCGTTGAGCCAGAATCACTACTTCTGGTCAGTACTGTCTCCCTCTAAATCCCTTATGTTCTGCCACTTTGGAGGTCTCTAGGGGACAAAGGAATAGCATGGAAACCTCAAGGCAAACCTTCTGGGCTTTAAAATTGGCATGCCATTAGCTTAGTGCTACCTAGAGAAAACGATAATGTTAACCTTTACAGAACTGGCCTCCTGGGTCTTTTGCATTTGACTCAAATCTAGACCTTTGTGAAGTAAACTTCATCTTCTTCAGATGGACAGGCACTGCACAGGCATCCAAGCCTAGTAATCTTGGTTATAAACACCGCTCAACCATTAAAGCCCAGATCAAGTCAAGCGGGTATTTGATTACAGGTTTGATTAATGAAACCCAGACCTAAGACTAACCGTAACCATCCTGGATTCTTTAAATCTTGAAGACATTTGAGAACTAAAACACTGTGAGTAGAAGTCATTTAAGTAATAGATGCCTCTGAGAGAGGGACTTATGTCCACTCATTTTAACATCTGTGGACTTTTTCttagttatttgttttcttacccTTCCCATCAACAGAGAGAATTTTCCTGAACAGGGGTGCTCTTGGTTATCTTTGTTTATTCTATAAACAGTCTACCACATAATCTATGAAATCAAGGACAGTCTTATCAGCAGGCAAAAATACTTTCTACCCTCCTACCTTCAAGTTGTTAGACAAGCTGCAAGAACAGGATCAAAAAGATAGAGCCTTGAAAAGGGCTCATGGTCAGTTTGAATTTGTGTGTATTAAATGCTCTTGTCTATGGAAATGGATGAATTGGAATCTtagggaaaactggaaaactgatGGTATAAGACAGCAGATAGGGTAAATGTCCATTTGAGAAAGATGAAGCAATGGTCATCTGGAAGATGTTAGAAAGAATTGGGGCCTGAAAAGCTGTCATTCACACTTTTGCATGCCATTTATTCCTACGTATGtaaagggtttctttttcttttttttttttccagctgtttcattgttttccagtgaagtgattatttttttgagtatttcattttcagtgaaactaaattattttcctaattttaaattaCTACTCTGGCAGgggtaaaaaaaaagtattcagaatAAAAGTGACTCCTGTTACAAAGAAAAATCTGATTCACTACTTATTTTTAAACTCTAAAGATGTCAACCCTTGAAGCTGCagtatacacaattttaattatttgccCCATTGCTGTGACTATACCATGCATTATCCTGTCTTGTACAGGAACTTGTAAAAAAGAATTGGGTATTAAAGAGGGCTCAAATTTCCTTTCTATACAGAAATCACTGAACTTTTTAACAGGCTATCTAAGATGAATATTTGTCAGAGATaactaaaaattgttttatttttatgtttaaattttgatttaagATGAATACACTTTATTTACCGACAACTCTGGTTGGTTCCTTGCTGCTGTTCCTATTTCTATGAAAGGAGGCGTCCCTGGTTTTTATTTGTTGGCACTGGGTACCTGATGGCTCAACCTAGAGACTCTTGGAAGAATAAATTTCCTCATTGAGAGTTTGTCCTGTGAAGAATAAGAGGCACCTGACAGAACCACCACAGTGCGCCATTCATTGTACTATAAAGtcatattaaatttaaatgaaaaagctTGCAAAATacaaaggtatttttaaactattcactttttaaagaagtttcGAATACTCCTCTAAATTGTAGATGTTAATGGATTCAAAGAAACCCAAACCTGTCAACTGTTTGGAAGAAATATTTATCCACCCGTCAGTGGTTCTCTGACTTTGCTAATGTTATTTCTTTGCTCTGTAGGCGTCTAAATACTTTAAACAAATGTGCGGTGATGAAGCTGGAAATTAGTCCTCATCGGAAAAGAGTGAGTATATGAAATGCATAGCAGGATGAGAGGAAAGGGGGCAGATCAAAAACTGGCTTATGTGTttcattttaggttttgtttctctAACTCTTACTTCTTTGTTCcaaaaatatctacattttaaatgttataatccAGTCAGATTTACCAAAAACTGTGTAGCCTTATGTAGTTGAAACTAATAGCTGCAGCCAGCGAAGaaattgtgtcttttcttttctttttccttttctttttagagccgcatctgcagcatatggaagttcccaggccaggggtcaaatcggagttgcagctgcaggcctatgccacagccacagtaatgccagatccgagctgcatctgtgacctataccacagctcatggcaaaaccggatccttaacccactgagtgaggccagggatcgaacccacatcctcaaggatacttgtcgggtttcattactgctgagtcacaacaggaactccaaatcgcGTCTTTTCTACTGTTCTTGATCTGAACAGATCATCTGTGGTTTTGCTTCATTAACTCTATGCCTATGACATATTAAAGGGATGAAGCTTAAGGAATTCCTGTAGATTTTGCATGGCCTCCCTATAGAAATTAAGGCTGGAGTTCTTGGGAACTCTCTCTTCCCATATATAACAGTGACTGTGTTATAGAGACAGCAGTGAGGGCTGGCTGGGGGCTTATGGAAGAATAACAGAGatttggagggagaaaaggaattagaggaggaagaagggagggcagGAAACCCCACACATTCTAGTGACATGGCACGTAATTCGTAAGACCGAATTGGTCTTTTCTTCTCTGTACAAAATGTGAGGGCTGCTTATGAGATCTTAGGAGAAGAGGAGGGTGCAGGAGTGGGAGTGAGTGTCACAAATTAGAGTAAACAAGAGTAAGTTGGGTCAAAGAACATATTTCTGACTGTCCAGAGTACCAATTTTAATTATCTTAACCTGCCACAAGTGGCTTTCTTGGGGGAGTTAAACCTCTTAAACAAATGAACTGGAACCTCACACCCACTGAGCTGTGGAGAGGAGCCTGGCAAGTCAGCGTTTAGTACTCTCCACTCCTTGTCCTATGAAACTGGGGTCACATGAGATTCTCCACATCAGTGGGAAGGTCATGTGTCACGCTGAACTGGGCCTTTTGATATCCCACCTGAGAGGCTCAGATGCAGCGGTCTGTCATAGCATAACCCCGAGTCCTGCCTATAAATGAGGCATCATCAGCGGAGAGGGTACCCCATGTTTGCAAATGTTACGTGCTGTCAGGACCGGGTGTTGGTGAAGTCTTTTTAAATGGAGCATGTCGAGGTTGAAAAGTCACAGGACACTTGTGGTAGTAACACTGGTTCCCATGTTGGTGTGGGAGGGAACGAAAGGGAACAAGTAGGAGGCTGTACCCACTGAAGAGATGGGATGACTCACCTTGCTTCCTGTCTCCATTAATCTCTTAGAAGAGATCTTATGAATTTTTAGGGTAGCTAGAGATTTCAGTCACCACGCCTCTTAAAGTGTTTAAAAACCACCTTTTTAATTGCAAAAGAGAAGATAAACACATACTATCAACAGACAGCAAAGTTGGAGGCAGACCAGAGGGAGTCCTACCATTGTAGACtccagttcaaaatattttacatgccAGAAATTTTCACAGATCTCAGAGGTTTCCTCTGCAAATAATTAAAGGTCAGCTTATAGATCCCAGAGTCTCCATGAAATAACTCATATTTAGCATGAAACACTTTGTCAGGCTTTTACCTCTTCAGTTCTTTACATACctcttagttatttttttaaaaaataataaaataaaaatgtaagggGGGAATCCTCCCAGGTGGCGTGTTGTAATCAATgcctcctggcccctggcccctggccctcaGCACATGCCCCACTCCCTGCTatctcccagccccagggcaTGAATGGCTCTATTCCCTCTTTGCAGAGTGAGGATTCGGATGAGGATGAGCCTTGTGCAATAAGTGGCAAATGGACTTTCCAGCGGGACAGCAAGAGGTGGTCCCGGCTTGAAGAATTTGATGTCTTTTCTCCAAAGGAAGACCCCATTCCTGGGTCCCCAGACAATTCTCACCTGAAGAACGCCCCGAGCCATGAAAGCATGCTGACGGACCTCAGCGAGCGCCAGGAGGTGGCTTCTGTCCGCAGCCTCAGCAGCACCAGCAGCCTTGCCACCCACACACCCCACTGTGGGGACACAGCCACCACCCGGACTAATTCGGTCATCAGCGTCTGCTCTTCTGGCACCTTTGTAGGCAACGATGACTCCTTCTGCAGCCTGCCCTCCCCCAAGGAACTGTCCAGCTTCAGCTTCAGCATGAAAGGCCACGAGAAGAGCACCAAGTCCAAGACACACAGTCTGCTGAAACGCATGGAGAGCTTGAAGCTCAAGGGCTCCCACCACGGCAAGCACAAGGCACCCTCCAAGCTGGGGCTGATCATCAGCGGGCCCATCCTGCAGGAGGGGATGGATGAGGAGAAACTCAAGCAGCTGAACTGTATGGAGATCTCCGCCCTCAACGGCAACCATATCAATGTCCCCATGGTACGAAAGAGGAGTGTCTCCAACTCCACgcagaccagcagcagcagcagccagtcTGAGACCAGTAGCAACGTCAGCACGCCCAGTCCTGTCACCAGGACCCGCAGCCTCAGTGCCTGCAACAAGCGGGGAGGCATGTACTTAGAGGGCTTCGATCCGTTCAATCAGTCCACATTCAACAACATCATGGAACAGAACTTTAAGAACCGCGAGAGCTACCCAGAGGACACAGTGTTCTACATCCCGGAAGATCACAAGCCTGGCACTTTCCCCAAAGCCCTTTCCAATGGCAGTTTCTCTCCCTCAGGGAATAACAGCTCTGTGAACTGGAGGACGGGAAGCTTCCACGGCCCCGGCCACATCAGCCTGAGGAGGGAAAACAGTAGCGACAGCCCCAAGGAACTTAAAAGACGCAATTCCTCGAGCTCTATGACCAGCCGCCTGAGTATCTATGACAACGTGCCAGGCTCCATCCTCTATTCCAGTTCAGGTGACCTGGCTGACCTGGAGAACGAGGACATCTTCCCTGAGCTGGATGACATCCTATACCACGTGAAGGGGATGCAGAGGATAGTCAACCAGTGGTCGGAGAAGTTTTCAGATGAGGGCGACTCTGACTCAGCCCTGGACTCGGTCTCTCCATGCCCTTCCTCTCCCAAGCAGATACACCTGGATGTGGACAATGACCGAGCTACCCCCAGTGACCTGGACAGCACAGGCAATTCACTGAATGAACCTGAGGAGCCCTCTGACATCCCGGAAAGGAGGGATTCTGGGGTTGGGGCCTCCCTGACCAGGTCCAACAGGTAAgagctttccttccctctccagtttggggaggggggataaGAAAGGAGCTGCTTCCTCATGAGTAAGGCAGATGGGATTAAGTCTGGCATGAATAGCCATGGAAGTACCTAAGGAAAGTGACAGACCCGGAACTCCTACCTACCATCCCAAAAGGATGAATAttattagagttccctggtggctcagtgggttaaggatcaggtgttgtcaccactctggctcaggtcactgctatggcatgggttttgtccctggcctaggaacttcatgctgtggatgtggccagaaaaaataaaaaatttttaaaaaatgaatattgtttaGAGGGTActggagtttcagtttgggaagatgaagtaAGTTCTGTGGATGGATGGGAGGGATGGTTGTACAGCCACTGTGGATGTCCTTCATGCTTAATGTACTTCAGGGTACACTTAAAAGTGGGAAagacagtaaattttatgttatatatattttaccggGGGGGGGGTGGACGGAGACTGGAATGCACGTTGAGTCAGTCTTCTCAGTTCCTAAATAAGAAGCCAGTGAGCAACCCACTGCTGACTTTGTGTCTACCCCTTAGAAAGCCTCTGCACTCATGCACATCCCGCTGCCTTCTCTCACAGGCACAGGCTGAGGTGGCACAGTTTCCAGAGCTCTCATCGGCCAAGCTTAAACTCTGTATCACTGCAGATCAACTGCCAGTCGGTGGCCCAGATGAACCTGCTGCAGAAATACTCCCTCCTGAAGTTAACCGCCCTGCTGGAGAAACACACGCCTTCCAATAAGCATGGTTTTAGCTGGTAAGGGTTTAAACTGCTCAGTGAATTGTAATTGAAATTGTTTTCAACCAGCCCCAGGAGGCTGTTCCAGCCCTGAGGATGTGACAGTTGGATCTGGTGTCTTTAGTCCACCCTCCTAATGCAATCAGCTTCTGCATTCTTGTGGCCACATTTGATACTGCTtaagcctgcagagtttcagggAATGTCCATCAGGCTTGCTTGATTGAGTTTTCGGTGCTCTGAGTGACAAATGGCCAGTGGATGGGATAAGAATGACTCCTCCATGTTATTTTACTGGCACTTCTTTCCCAGTGATAGAAAGAGCCCACAGTAGGCAACTACATGTACTAGATCACATCCTATTTTGGAGGGTAGGGAAGAAAACTGTTTGGATAATAAGATGTTTTGAGACCAACTCTGAAAGACTTCTACATGGGTTTGTAACCCTTTTGATGtatgtttttagaaataatttttgatgTAA belongs to Phacochoerus africanus isolate WHEZ1 chromosome 3, ROS_Pafr_v1, whole genome shotgun sequence and includes:
- the LOC125122935 gene encoding rho GTPase-activating protein 7 isoform X3; this translates as MCREKPDTMILTQIEAKEACDWLRAAGFPQYAQLYEDLLFPIDISLVKREHDFLDRDAIEALCRRLNTLNKCAVMKLEISPHRKRSEDSDEDEPCAISGKWTFQRDSKRWSRLEEFDVFSPKEDPIPGSPDNSHLKNAPSHESMLTDLSERQEVASVRSLSSTSSLATHTPHCGDTATTRTNSVISVCSSGTFVGNDDSFCSLPSPKELSSFSFSMKGHEKSTKSKTHSLLKRMESLKLKGSHHGKHKAPSKLGLIISGPILQEGMDEEKLKQLNCMEISALNGNHINVPMVRKRSVSNSTQTSSSSSQSETSSNVSTPSPVTRTRSLSACNKRGGMYLEGFDPFNQSTFNNIMEQNFKNRESYPEDTVFYIPEDHKPGTFPKALSNGSFSPSGNNSSVNWRTGSFHGPGHISLRRENSSDSPKELKRRNSSSSMTSRLSIYDNVPGSILYSSSGDLADLENEDIFPELDDILYHVKGMQRIVNQWSEKFSDEGDSDSALDSVSPCPSSPKQIHLDVDNDRATPSDLDSTGNSLNEPEEPSDIPERRDSGVGASLTRSNRHRLRWHSFQSSHRPSLNSVSLQINCQSVAQMNLLQKYSLLKLTALLEKHTPSNKHGFSWAVPKFMKRIKVPDYKDRNVFGVPLTVNVQRTGQPLPQSIQQAMRYLRNHCLDQVGLFRKSGVKSRIQALRQMNESALDCVNYEGQSAYDVADMLKQYFRDLPEPLMTNKLSETFLQIYQYVPKDQRLQAIKAAIMLLPDENREVLQTLLYFLSDVTAAVKENQMTPTNLAVCLAPSLFHLNTLKRENSSPRVMQRKQSLGKPDQKDLNENLAATQGLAHMIAECKKLFQVPEEMSRCRNSYTEQELKPLTLEALGRLCNDESASYQHFLQDCVDSLFKEVKEKFKGWVSYSTSEQAELSYKKVSEGPPLRLWRATIEVPAMPEEILKRLLKEQHLWDVDLLDSKVIEILDSQTEIYQYVQNSMAPHPARDYVVLRTWRTNLPKGACALLLTSVDHDRAPVVGVRVNVLLSRYLIEPCGSGKSKLTYMCRADLRGHMPEWYTKSFGHLCAAEVVKIRDSFSNQNTETKDTKSR
- the LOC125122935 gene encoding rho GTPase-activating protein 7 isoform X1 is translated as MCREKPDTMILTRKLDLCLAVRPTAGASCGGDLPRRKCHPALPSRCLTFCAFAALSEEARDRVTRVSWSGGEIEAKEACDWLRAAGFPQYAQLYEDLLFPIDISLVKREHDFLDRDAIEALCRRLNTLNKCAVMKLEISPHRKRSEDSDEDEPCAISGKWTFQRDSKRWSRLEEFDVFSPKEDPIPGSPDNSHLKNAPSHESMLTDLSERQEVASVRSLSSTSSLATHTPHCGDTATTRTNSVISVCSSGTFVGNDDSFCSLPSPKELSSFSFSMKGHEKSTKSKTHSLLKRMESLKLKGSHHGKHKAPSKLGLIISGPILQEGMDEEKLKQLNCMEISALNGNHINVPMVRKRSVSNSTQTSSSSSQSETSSNVSTPSPVTRTRSLSACNKRGGMYLEGFDPFNQSTFNNIMEQNFKNRESYPEDTVFYIPEDHKPGTFPKALSNGSFSPSGNNSSVNWRTGSFHGPGHISLRRENSSDSPKELKRRNSSSSMTSRLSIYDNVPGSILYSSSGDLADLENEDIFPELDDILYHVKGMQRIVNQWSEKFSDEGDSDSALDSVSPCPSSPKQIHLDVDNDRATPSDLDSTGNSLNEPEEPSDIPERRDSGVGASLTRSNRHRLRWHSFQSSHRPSLNSVSLQINCQSVAQMNLLQKYSLLKLTALLEKHTPSNKHGFSWAVPKFMKRIKVPDYKDRNVFGVPLTVNVQRTGQPLPQSIQQAMRYLRNHCLDQVGLFRKSGVKSRIQALRQMNESALDCVNYEGQSAYDVADMLKQYFRDLPEPLMTNKLSETFLQIYQYVPKDQRLQAIKAAIMLLPDENREVLQTLLYFLSDVTAAVKENQMTPTNLAVCLAPSLFHLNTLKRENSSPRVMQRKQSLGKPDQKDLNENLAATQGLAHMIAECKKLFQVPEEMSRCRNSYTEQELKPLTLEALGRLCNDESASYQHFLQDCVDSLFKEVKEKFKGWVSYSTSEQAELSYKKVSEGPPLRLWRATIEVPAMPEEILKRLLKEQHLWDVDLLDSKVIEILDSQTEIYQYVQNSMAPHPARDYVVLRTWRTNLPKGACALLLTSVDHDRAPVVGVRVNVLLSRYLIEPCGSGKSKLTYMCRADLRGHMPEWYTKSFGHLCAAEVVKIRDSFSNQNTETKDTKSR